In the Triplophysa dalaica isolate WHDGS20190420 chromosome 8, ASM1584641v1, whole genome shotgun sequence genome, TCACAGGAAGCCACTATTGTGAAAATTTCTAGCCTATGTATTGCATACATCTATTAATCTTTTGCTTTCAGATTATCTTTTATGAGGAGAAAAAATTCCAGGGTCGCTCCTATGAGTGCGACAAAGACTGCTCAGACATGCACCAACATTTCAGTCGATGCAACTCTATCCGGGTGGAGAGTGGATGCTGGGTCCTGTACGAGAGACCCAATTACTCTGGTTTCCAGTATGTGTTAACCAGGGGTGAGTATCCCGACTATCAGCGCTGGATGGGCTACAATGACACCATTCGATCCTGCCGTACTATTTCCTCAGTGAGTACCTAATGAGAATTAACCATAGGCACCAATTAACATTTTCTTCATGCttttattacattgcatttttgtattgtattttgtaagctatatttttgttttgtatagtGCAGTCTTTGCAGTACATTTTGTCagcattttgtttcattattggCACTTACAGTGTCAAATTGTATAGTgtgtgttataaatgtttaaatgtaaatgaaacaaatttcatttcattgtatattttgttctctGTGCCCAAAGTGTATTATATAAactgttatttacattttttaacacaataaTGCATACTGCAACTTCACATTTAAACTGCACATTTTTTTGTAGCCCAGTGGTGATTCCTATCGCATCCGGATCTACGACCGGCCAGATTTTCAGGGTCAGATGAAGGAGTTCAAAGATGACCATGAGTCACTTGATGAAAGTTTCCAGTGCCGCAGCATTCACTCGTGCAATGTGATGGAGGGCTACTGGACCTTCTATGAGCATCCCAGTTATCGTGGCCGTCAGTATTTCATGCCTCCTGGCGAGTATCACAAGTTCAGCGACTGGGGCGCCATGTGTGCCACCATCGGCTCCTTCCGCAGGATCACAGAATTTTAAAATCCACATTATTAAGATAATTGTGCCTTATTTGGCATAGActtgtcaataaaatgttacataacTATGAGCAGTGTGTGCTTATGATGGAGATGCGTTATTACTCAAGATGAATAATCATTATTtcacaaacgcacacaaatCTCAGTTATACACATCTCACACAAAGTAATGTGAAATAATGATCTAAATTAtcttaaacattattattgtataaGGGAGTTTATCAAAAGTTGTCACTAGGATGGTACTAATATGCACTCCTATGGtataaaagcatacattttgaCAGGGTACCGCCCTCTAGTAACAACACTCAAAAAAATTTAACAGTGATTTTACATGAAATGATTTgcactcaaaaatataaataaaatattaagtcaaatatttatattagaattcaccaaaaaatgtaatttgttaattaaatgcttgtttttaaatgaacataaatcatatatgtgcatttttataaatcctaCTAAATATATCTGCCCACAGATTTACTTTCTAGAGTGAACTTTTTTCCGAGTGTAGTCACATTCAGAGAAGTCTGAGTTAAGCTTTAATTGTCTGGTGTTGggacttttttgtttgtttgagcatAATTATACACTTTCCAATAAAGTAACTTCTTCTTTTACATTTGTTACCGATCATCTtgttattacaatatttttctttacatatttaacattttgaaacaCACCAGGGAGGGAATATTTCAGAGGACAAAAGTGCTGTGTTGTTTACCCTTACCTATCCAGCATCTTTCAATAGAGCTGATGGTTCTAGAAAAACAGACGGTCCTGTTTACAATTTATCTGTACTGTTTCTGCTGACATACATATGCTGGGATCTAAATAACAACACAtgaacaacacaacaacatttgTACTATTATCCTCTTGGATAAATATCTATAGTTCTGGCTCTGCTTGGCACCAGCAGTAGCAAAAGTTCAATCCCCTACAATCATGGGAAAGATCTGTATGAATTATAACTTTTATTCTTGTTAAATTTTTGTGAATTGTGCATTTCTCAATCAATCAcaatattacttttttctgtAGATTATCTTCTACGAGGATAGAGCTTTGACGGCCGTCACCATGAGTATATGGGTGACTGTACTGATCTTCATTCTTACATTAACTGCTGTCACTCCGTCAAAGTGGACGGTTACTTCATGGTCTAAGATCGATCCAGCTACATAGGCCGCCAGTACTTCACAAAGAGGCGAGTACACTGATTACATGCGCATGATGGAAATGAACGATTGCATTCGATCCTGTCGTATGATCCAATGGTAAGTCTAATGCTTATCGTAATGGTTTTGTTTGAATTAGTGAACTCAAGCAGTCACACTGTTCTTGCCCATCAGCATCATGGCACCTTCAGAATGAGGCTCTATGAACGTTCTGACATGGGTGGCCGAATGATGGAGCTCATGGATTAGTGCCCCAACCTCATGCACTGCTTCCACATGTCTGATTTTCAGTCCTGCCACGTGATGGACGGTCAATGGCTCGCATATGAGCAGCCTAACTTCATGGGCAGGCACTTCTATCCGAGACCCGGCGAGTATAGGAGGTACAGTGACTGGGGCGGAATGAGTTCCAGGATTGGCTCCATCAGACAGATCAGGGACCTCTGAAGAAAGGAGTCCTTGTGAAACGTCTGCTGTATGCTCTGTTTCACACACTAAATAAATTGGTGTCTTTGCTTAAGTGTGTTCAGTTTTGTTCATCTCTCCTTTTTTAGGATTCACTGCCTGGTGAAGACACTTGCTATAAGCTGCCAGACTTCATCTCACTGTTTGGagagctgaataaaacaaaagaaacagttTCTCTCATTACAACAGGTGTCTGGTGTTCTCTCTGCTTTTAATGTGCATAGATCTTATAATCTGGTATGGTAAAAAACTAATTATAAACAGATGACGTGttgaaaaactgtaatttaaatCTTCTATGGTTTGTATTTATTCCATTTTGTATAAACAATCGTAAAAACAGAAACCTAAAATTTGCAGATTGTAATGGATAAGAGAGTTTTTGCTAAATGTTTACAGGGGGTCTACAAAAactagtttttaaatattattgtttaaattctgaatgcataatgaaaatatacCTGTTACATTTCTATAGTTTATTTAGTGATTATGTATCGagattttgaa is a window encoding:
- the LOC130427357 gene encoding gamma-crystallin M2-like isoform X2 — its product is MSKIIFYEEKKFQGRSYECDKDCSDMHQHFSRCNSIRVESGCWVLYERPNYSGFQYVLTRGEYPDYQRWMGYNDTIRSCRTISSPSGDSYRIRIYDRPDFQGQMKEFKDDHESLDESFQCRSIHSCNVMEGYWTFYEHPSYRGRQYFMPPGEYHKFSDWGAMCATIGSFRRITEF
- the LOC130427357 gene encoding gamma-crystallin M2-like isoform X1, yielding MSNVHLTFPIIFYEEKKFQGRSYECDKDCSDMHQHFSRCNSIRVESGCWVLYERPNYSGFQYVLTRGEYPDYQRWMGYNDTIRSCRTISSPSGDSYRIRIYDRPDFQGQMKEFKDDHESLDESFQCRSIHSCNVMEGYWTFYEHPSYRGRQYFMPPGEYHKFSDWGAMCATIGSFRRITEF
- the crygm7 gene encoding LOW QUALITY PROTEIN: crystallin, gamma M7 (The sequence of the model RefSeq protein was modified relative to this genomic sequence to represent the inferred CDS: inserted 3 bases in 2 codons; substituted 2 bases at 2 genomic stop codons) — protein: MVLICTPMIIFYEDRXFDGRHHEYMGDCTDLHSYINCCHSVKVDGYFMVXDRSSYIGRQYFXQRGEYTDYMRMMEMNDCIRSCRMIQCHTVLAHQHHGTFRMRLYERSDMGGRMMELMDXCPNLMHCFHMSDFQSCHVMDGQWLAYEQPNFMGRHFYPRPGEYRRYSDWGGMSSRIGSIRQIRDL